One Qiania dongpingensis genomic window carries:
- a CDS encoding helix-turn-helix domain-containing protein, producing the protein MRSVTAENIKAIIKRKCYAQGAIGKKAGYNDKVFSNMLNGRRLITDIDVIKIANALEVEPNELYGISSGKSLPRN; encoded by the coding sequence GTGAGATCAGTGACCGCAGAAAATATTAAGGCAATTATAAAGAGAAAATGTTATGCGCAAGGTGCAATAGGAAAAAAAGCTGGATACAATGACAAGGTTTTTAGTAATATGCTCAACGGCAGGAGACTTATTACTGACATTGATGTTATCAAAATTGCTAATGCACTTGAAGTTGAACCAAATGAATTATATGGAATAAGCAGCGGCAAAAGTTTACCAAGAAATTAA
- the dtd gene encoding D-aminoacyl-tRNA deacylase — translation MKAVIQRVSDASVTVEGEIVGQIGKGYLVLLGVGQEDSRADVDRIVKKMINLRIFSDENGKINLSLLDVQGSLLVVSQFTLYADCRHGNRPGFTLAAKPELACELYEYFIAKCRETVSLVAHGTFGAHMDVSLTNDGPFTIILE, via the coding sequence ATGAAGGCAGTGATTCAGCGTGTTTCGGACGCTTCTGTCACCGTAGAAGGTGAAATCGTCGGACAGATTGGAAAAGGCTATCTCGTGCTGCTGGGAGTAGGACAGGAAGACAGCCGTGCAGATGTGGACAGAATTGTAAAAAAAATGATTAATCTTCGGATCTTCTCCGATGAAAACGGCAAGATCAATTTATCTCTTCTGGATGTGCAGGGTTCTCTCCTCGTCGTATCTCAGTTCACTTTGTATGCGGACTGCCGTCACGGCAACAGACCCGGCTTCACTCTCGCGGCAAAGCCGGAACTGGCATGTGAACTGTATGAATATTTCATAGCCAAATGCCGTGAAACCGTATCCCTTGTGGCCCACGGCACCTTCGGCGCCCACATGGACGTATCCCTCACCAATGACGGGCCGTTCACCATCATTCTGGAATAA
- a CDS encoding THUMP domain-containing class I SAM-dependent RNA methyltransferase, whose amino-acid sequence MKTYELIAPCHFGLESVLKKEIIDLGYEISQVEDGRVTFIGDAEAVCRANIGLRTAERVLLKVGSFRAFTFEELFDETKKLPWEEYIPVNGKFWVTKATSIKSKLFSPSDIQSLVKKAIVERLKATYHINWFGESGAAYPIRVFLMKDVVTVTLDTSGDSLHKRGYRKLASKAPITETLAASLILLTPWKKDRILVDPFCGCGTFPIEAALMAAHIAPGLNRTFCAEEWENLIQKQEWTSAREEAREAVDLTVETDIQGYDIDGEIIKAARENAQLAGVDHLIHFQQRDVASLSHPKKYGFLITNPPYGERMEEKESLPGLYRTIGERISLLDSWSAYIITAYGDAEKYIGKKADKNRKIYNGMMKTYFYQFLGPKPPRRNRPAESGE is encoded by the coding sequence ATGAAGACTTATGAATTGATCGCCCCGTGTCACTTTGGCCTGGAATCTGTCTTGAAAAAAGAGATTATTGATCTGGGATATGAAATCAGTCAGGTGGAAGATGGCCGTGTGACTTTTATCGGAGATGCGGAAGCCGTCTGCCGGGCCAATATCGGCTTAAGGACGGCCGAAAGAGTACTTCTCAAAGTGGGAAGCTTCCGGGCGTTCACCTTTGAAGAGCTGTTTGATGAGACAAAGAAGCTTCCATGGGAGGAGTATATTCCCGTAAATGGAAAATTCTGGGTCACAAAGGCCACTTCCATCAAGAGTAAGCTGTTTAGCCCGTCCGATATCCAGTCCCTTGTGAAAAAGGCGATTGTGGAACGGCTTAAGGCTACCTATCATATAAATTGGTTTGGAGAAAGCGGGGCCGCCTATCCCATTCGTGTGTTTTTGATGAAGGATGTGGTCACGGTCACTTTGGATACCAGCGGAGATTCTCTTCACAAACGCGGATATAGGAAGCTTGCCAGCAAGGCCCCGATTACGGAGACGCTGGCAGCATCCCTGATTCTTTTGACCCCGTGGAAGAAAGACAGAATCCTGGTGGATCCTTTTTGCGGATGCGGCACATTCCCCATAGAAGCTGCTCTTATGGCGGCACATATCGCTCCCGGCCTTAACAGGACCTTTTGCGCGGAAGAATGGGAGAATCTGATTCAAAAGCAGGAGTGGACAAGCGCCAGGGAGGAAGCCAGGGAGGCCGTGGATCTGACTGTGGAAACCGATATTCAGGGATATGACATAGATGGGGAAATTATTAAAGCGGCCAGAGAGAACGCCCAGTTGGCAGGAGTGGATCATCTGATCCACTTTCAGCAGAGGGATGTGGCATCACTGAGCCATCCTAAAAAATATGGTTTTTTGATCACGAATCCTCCATACGGAGAGAGAATGGAAGAAAAAGAAAGTCTCCCCGGTCTTTACCGTACGATCGGCGAGAGGATTTCTCTGCTGGATTCTTGGTCGGCCTATATCATAACGGCTTATGGGGACGCAGAGAAATATATTGGGAAAAAGGCGGATAAAAACAGGAAGATATATAATGGGATGATGAAGACATATTTTTATCAGTTCCTTGGGCCGAAACCGCCCAGGCGGAACAGGCCGGCTGAGTCTGGAGAATAA
- a CDS encoding DUF1700 domain-containing protein: protein MTKAEFLDTLRKALNGQVSPGVIAENLNYYDSYISGETRKGRSEQDILDELGDPRLIARTIIDAEGGPSSYESGRGPSYDSYGYSYSDPDVSDSDILEKETRSTFHQKSFHVNKWVVFGILFLVLFIILSVLFFMFKTIFKLLFSFHGIWFWIIILIIIFSLSKRK from the coding sequence ATGACAAAAGCCGAGTTTTTAGATACCTTGAGAAAAGCTCTTAACGGCCAGGTATCTCCTGGCGTGATTGCAGAGAATCTCAACTATTATGATTCTTATATTTCAGGCGAAACCCGCAAAGGCCGAAGCGAACAGGACATATTGGACGAGCTGGGCGACCCGAGGCTAATCGCCAGGACTATTATAGATGCCGAAGGCGGACCGTCTTCCTACGAATCGGGCCGCGGTCCCAGCTATGACAGCTATGGTTATTCCTACAGCGATCCTGATGTCTCTGACAGCGATATTTTAGAAAAGGAGACTCGCAGCACTTTCCATCAGAAAAGCTTCCACGTTAATAAATGGGTCGTTTTTGGAATTCTGTTCCTGGTTTTATTTATTATCCTGAGTGTTCTCTTTTTCATGTTTAAGACCATATTTAAGCTTTTGTTTTCTTTCCATGGAATCTGGTTTTGGATCATCATACTGATTATCATCTTTTCCTTATCTAAGCGAAAGTGA
- a CDS encoding XTP/dITP diphosphatase, with translation MDAHRIIFATSNEGKMKEVRMILADLGMEILSMKEAGIQADIVEDGKSFEENACIKATVIQKMAGGIVLADDSGLEVDFLGGAPGIYSARYMGEDTSYDIKNQAIIDKLKDAEGEERSARFVCAIAAALPDGSVLTTRGTIEGQIGYEIVGDGGFGYDPIFYLPERKKSTAQLTAEEKNEISHRGKALRAMKGKLTEYLGDSQ, from the coding sequence ATGGACGCACATAGGATAATTTTTGCCACTTCAAATGAAGGGAAGATGAAAGAGGTACGGATGATCCTGGCGGATCTGGGAATGGAAATTCTTTCCATGAAGGAAGCCGGGATTCAGGCGGATATTGTGGAGGATGGAAAATCTTTTGAGGAAAACGCCTGCATCAAGGCGACTGTTATTCAGAAAATGGCGGGAGGAATCGTTCTGGCCGATGATTCCGGCCTCGAAGTGGATTTTCTGGGCGGCGCTCCCGGCATTTATTCCGCCCGGTATATGGGAGAAGACACTTCTTATGACATCAAGAATCAGGCGATCATTGATAAACTGAAAGACGCGGAGGGAGAGGAACGGAGCGCCAGATTCGTCTGTGCCATCGCTGCGGCTCTGCCGGATGGAAGTGTATTGACGACGAGAGGGACCATTGAGGGACAGATTGGATATGAAATAGTCGGAGACGGCGGTTTTGGATATGATCCGATCTTCTACCTGCCGGAAAGAAAGAAGTCGACGGCGCAGCTGACTGCGGAAGAGAAAAATGAGATCAGCCACAGAGGTAAGGCCCTGCGGGCGATGAAAGGAAAGCTGACGGAATACCTGGGGGATTCTCAATGA
- a CDS encoding rhodanese-like domain-containing protein: MKELETIAFREIEKYKNDRNCIIIDLRSGEQFREGHVDGAWNIPYEYLEEARSMLPRQKLLLLYCERGGTAMLAGKELMEKGYRVKAAVGGFEH, from the coding sequence ATGAAAGAGCTAGAAACGATAGCTTTTCGTGAAATAGAAAAGTATAAAAATGACAGAAATTGTATAATTATAGATCTTCGAAGCGGAGAACAGTTCCGTGAAGGGCACGTAGACGGAGCATGGAATATACCATATGAGTATTTGGAGGAAGCACGCTCTATGCTCCCCCGGCAAAAACTGCTGCTGCTTTATTGCGAAAGAGGCGGCACGGCGATGCTGGCGGGTAAAGAACTGATGGAAAAAGGCTATCGTGTCAAAGCGGCAGTAGGCGGATTTGAGCATTGA
- a CDS encoding replicative helicase loader/inhibitor, whose product MVMTIQEFATIAAAIKAAYPAANIMPDKQSKDVWYTMLADLEYRVCLNALKKHISTNRFPPTIAELRRGCADILAGPDVDWSEAWGRVLLAVRRDGMYNEPAALERMGPEAAKIVKRLGFKNICMSENIEVERANFRMAWETEQRRRKEDLAIPGKVMQEIQTTYRLQRENLIGTGGDHEEKQDVEHV is encoded by the coding sequence ATGGTCATGACGATACAGGAGTTTGCAACGATAGCGGCGGCCATTAAGGCGGCCTATCCGGCAGCTAATATCATGCCGGACAAGCAGAGCAAGGATGTCTGGTACACCATGCTTGCCGATCTGGAGTACCGGGTATGCCTGAACGCCCTGAAAAAGCATATCAGCACGAACCGTTTTCCTCCGACGATCGCAGAGCTGAGGCGGGGATGCGCGGATATCCTGGCCGGGCCGGATGTGGACTGGTCGGAGGCGTGGGGCAGAGTGCTCCTGGCCGTGAGGAGAGATGGGATGTACAATGAGCCGGCGGCGCTGGAGAGGATGGGACCGGAGGCGGCAAAGATCGTAAAACGGCTTGGGTTCAAAAACATCTGTATGAGCGAGAACATCGAAGTGGAACGGGCAAATTTCCGCATGGCCTGGGAAACGGAACAGAGGCGGAGGAAAGAGGATCTGGCGATCCCGGGAAAGGTCATGCAGGAGATCCAGACGACTTATCGCCTGCAGCGGGAGAACCTGATCGGAACAGGAGGAGATCATGAGGAGAAGCAGGACGTGGAGCATGTTTGA
- a CDS encoding phosphoadenosine phosphosulfate reductase domain-containing protein, translating to MKKTKKTNKAMYHSRIYTDRPDYADFDAPGKFQAIQSIIAKRLREHPNAICSYSGGSDSDIMLDLVERTRIMFGLPEIKYCFFNTGLEMEATKRHVKEVADKYGVEITEYRPKKNIVQSTREHGIPFMSKIVSAAMETVQKKGLPFSIREEYDNAEDKAKIRQELRERYPKSEQGINFLCCCNRDGEPRPNIQLVIDSSKYLYEFMKENPCDFKISAKCCDYCKKQVAHKVQKDYEMIITGERRDEGGMRSVPKSEDANGTMCFSETSSGQFRLKPLYYVSDADKAWYKERYGIRYSDAYEVYGLKRTGCCGCSISSKAVEDLEKIRPYEPNVVKAAWNIFGDSYRYRQKYNDFRRMKQAEAKKGGQMSIEDIPGVMP from the coding sequence ATGAAAAAGACAAAGAAGACCAATAAGGCAATGTATCATTCAAGGATATACACGGATCGCCCAGATTACGCTGATTTTGATGCACCGGGTAAATTTCAGGCGATTCAGTCAATCATAGCGAAGCGATTGCGGGAGCATCCAAATGCGATATGTTCGTACAGCGGCGGAAGTGACAGCGACATTATGTTGGATTTGGTGGAGCGTACAAGAATAATGTTCGGCTTGCCGGAAATAAAATACTGTTTTTTTAATACCGGGCTTGAAATGGAGGCTACAAAGCGCCATGTGAAAGAAGTTGCAGATAAATATGGCGTTGAGATAACGGAATATAGGCCGAAGAAAAACATCGTGCAGTCTACGAGAGAACACGGTATCCCGTTCATGTCTAAAATAGTATCAGCCGCAATGGAGACAGTACAGAAGAAAGGACTTCCATTCTCTATCAGGGAAGAATATGACAATGCGGAAGATAAAGCGAAGATAAGACAGGAACTCCGGGAACGGTATCCAAAATCCGAACAGGGGATCAATTTCCTGTGTTGCTGCAATCGGGACGGGGAACCGAGACCGAACATTCAGCTTGTGATAGATTCATCAAAATATTTATACGAGTTTATGAAAGAGAATCCGTGTGACTTCAAGATCAGTGCAAAGTGTTGTGATTATTGTAAAAAGCAGGTAGCACATAAAGTCCAGAAAGACTATGAAATGATCATCACGGGCGAACGCCGGGATGAAGGCGGTATGCGCTCCGTTCCGAAATCCGAAGATGCGAACGGAACTATGTGCTTCTCGGAAACAAGCAGCGGGCAGTTTCGGCTGAAGCCACTGTATTATGTATCGGATGCGGACAAGGCGTGGTACAAAGAGCGGTACGGAATCCGGTATTCAGATGCCTACGAGGTATACGGGCTGAAAAGAACGGGCTGTTGCGGTTGCAGTATATCATCAAAAGCAGTAGAGGATTTGGAGAAGATAAGACCTTATGAGCCGAATGTAGTAAAGGCGGCATGGAATATCTTCGGAGATAGCTATAGGTACAGACAGAAATATAATGATTTCAGGAGAATGAAACAGGCGGAGGCAAAGAAGGGCGGCCAGATGTCCATTGAAGACATACCGGGGGTGATGCCATGA
- a CDS encoding siphovirus Gp157 family protein, giving the protein MNDTLHTLTEQYNHLLDCLYDEDYDEETLLDTLEGLEGEIEEKADGYAKVMQRLSADARALKEEEDRLRARRTTLENREKWLKGQLYLAMKSTGKIKFKTLLFSFGIQKNGGKQPIVIDDPEAVPDAYMVPQPPVVDKDAVRKTLEDGVSITWAHLEPRGESLRIR; this is encoded by the coding sequence ATGAACGATACCTTACATACCTTAACGGAACAATATAATCATTTGCTGGATTGCCTTTATGACGAGGATTACGATGAGGAGACTCTCTTGGACACGTTGGAGGGCTTGGAAGGGGAGATAGAAGAAAAAGCGGACGGATATGCCAAAGTCATGCAGCGTCTGTCGGCTGACGCCAGGGCGCTGAAAGAAGAGGAAGATCGCCTGAGAGCCCGAAGGACAACCCTTGAAAATAGGGAGAAGTGGCTAAAAGGTCAGCTGTATCTTGCCATGAAATCCACCGGAAAGATCAAATTCAAGACCCTGTTGTTTTCTTTTGGCATCCAGAAGAACGGAGGGAAACAGCCGATCGTGATCGACGATCCTGAGGCAGTACCGGACGCTTACATGGTCCCTCAGCCGCCAGTCGTGGACAAGGATGCGGTGAGAAAGACACTGGAGGACGGCGTGTCCATCACCTGGGCACATCTGGAACCGAGGGGGGAATCCCTCCGGATCCGATAG
- a CDS encoding metallophosphoesterase family protein: MRILVVSDTHRQNGNLCKVLAKVGKPDMLIHLGDAEGSEDYIREIAGCHLEIIAGNNDFFSSLPREKEIEIGSYHVLLTHGHFYNVSFTLERLREETRERGMQIAMFGHTHRPVIDQGGAVTLINPGSLSYPRQEGRRPSYIMMELDREGVAHYTINYL; this comes from the coding sequence ATGAGGATATTGGTAGTGAGTGACACCCATAGGCAGAATGGAAACCTGTGTAAAGTCCTGGCGAAGGTTGGAAAACCGGACATGCTGATTCATCTGGGAGACGCGGAGGGCAGCGAGGACTATATCCGGGAGATCGCAGGATGTCATTTGGAGATCATCGCAGGAAACAATGACTTTTTTTCCAGCCTGCCGAGGGAAAAAGAAATAGAGATTGGCAGCTATCATGTACTGCTGACTCACGGACACTTTTATAATGTATCTTTTACACTGGAACGGCTTCGGGAGGAGACTAGGGAAAGAGGGATGCAGATTGCGATGTTCGGGCATACTCACAGGCCGGTTATAGATCAGGGCGGCGCCGTGACTCTGATAAATCCGGGCAGTCTCTCCTATCCCCGGCAGGAGGGACGGAGGCCTTCTTATATCATGATGGAGCTGGACCGGGAAGGCGTGGCGCATTATACAATCAATTATTTATGA
- a CDS encoding helix-turn-helix domain-containing protein, whose amino-acid sequence MGIGKRIKEARNALSLTQEELAKKLGITKGAVANYENETSHPKEPIMYKLFEVLNVDANYLFQDVVKIPEKLNDITFSEFDIIKKYRSLDDIGKNHIDEVLKWESDRIKRDSEKDRIILELQKDDTIEANNHIIPYYPYLASAGSGQIIFESSPPSHYIELPDLPKYKNVSYAIGVNGDSMEPKFHFGNILLIESISQISIGEIGIFLVDGETFVKKLGNGELVPLNKKHKAIPLTESSQCLGRVLGILDEDDIVDDEPYIINGVGFAAEKGMGKDNDDQRRLADILSKKLLEKYSTRKDEKPR is encoded by the coding sequence ATGGGAATAGGAAAAAGAATAAAAGAAGCCAGAAATGCCTTAAGCTTAACTCAGGAAGAGCTCGCAAAAAAATTAGGCATAACAAAAGGTGCTGTTGCAAATTATGAAAACGAAACCAGCCATCCTAAAGAGCCAATTATGTATAAACTATTTGAAGTATTAAATGTGGATGCAAATTATTTATTTCAAGATGTCGTTAAAATTCCCGAGAAATTAAATGATATAACCTTTTCAGAATTTGACATTATAAAAAAATATCGTAGCCTTGACGATATCGGCAAAAATCACATTGATGAAGTGTTAAAATGGGAATCGGATAGAATTAAAAGAGACTCTGAGAAAGACCGTATTATTTTAGAATTACAGAAAGATGATACCATAGAGGCGAATAATCATATTATTCCCTATTATCCTTATCTGGCTTCTGCCGGATCAGGACAAATCATATTTGAGTCCTCTCCTCCATCACACTACATTGAGCTTCCTGATCTTCCGAAGTATAAGAACGTAAGCTATGCAATCGGTGTTAATGGGGATTCTATGGAACCAAAATTCCATTTTGGAAATATCCTTTTAATTGAATCCATAAGTCAAATAAGTATCGGGGAAATAGGAATATTCCTGGTCGACGGAGAAACTTTTGTAAAAAAATTAGGAAATGGTGAGCTTGTCCCCTTAAATAAAAAGCACAAGGCAATTCCATTGACCGAAAGTAGTCAGTGCTTAGGGCGTGTACTCGGGATACTTGACGAAGATGATATTGTAGACGACGAACCTTATATAATAAACGGCGTTGGTTTTGCTGCTGAAAAAGGCATGGGCAAAGATAATGACGATCAGCGTAGACTAGCAGATATCTTGAGCAAAAAATTATTAGAAAAATATAGTACACGTAAAGATGAAAAACCAAGATAA
- a CDS encoding ImmA/IrrE family metallo-endopeptidase, whose translation MKNQDKIKKKAYQLLIKQKCSSFPIRSLQMAADLHYHLETYTEAEKQYGDGGVTRRWMYHCFGNAFVVNICGIYNIFYNEYAGLFNVNWTIMHEIAHIRLGHVKWDGQFIGESYVDKFKYSEKEQAAEYFTSIALCPDTVLDAMHRIDNVEHTALICYVPRDKAKQKVDYFADTAETRMMFSSKNSRSENRLLSQYSDFINTYGKRVEIAEEIYIDFSRLSKVGA comes from the coding sequence ATGAAAAACCAAGATAAAATTAAGAAAAAGGCTTATCAGCTTTTAATAAAACAAAAATGTAGCAGTTTTCCAATCAGATCTCTTCAAATGGCCGCTGATTTACACTACCACCTGGAAACATATACGGAAGCAGAAAAACAATATGGTGATGGAGGAGTTACTCGACGCTGGATGTATCATTGTTTTGGTAATGCTTTTGTAGTCAACATTTGTGGAATATACAATATTTTTTACAATGAATATGCCGGACTATTTAATGTAAATTGGACTATCATGCACGAAATAGCGCACATACGTTTGGGACATGTGAAATGGGATGGACAATTTATTGGAGAAAGTTACGTAGATAAATTTAAGTATTCCGAAAAAGAACAAGCTGCTGAATATTTTACCAGTATTGCATTATGTCCTGATACTGTGCTGGATGCCATGCACCGAATAGATAACGTCGAACATACTGCGCTAATATGTTACGTCCCAAGAGACAAGGCCAAACAAAAGGTGGATTATTTTGCAGATACTGCCGAAACCAGAATGATGTTTAGCAGCAAAAATAGCCGGTCAGAAAATCGCCTTTTGTCACAGTATTCAGATTTCATAAATACATACGGAAAACGGGTGGAGATTGCAGAAGAAATCTATATTGATTTTTCCAGACTTTCAAAAGTGGGAGCTTAA
- a CDS encoding lectin like domain-containing protein, translated as MKLKYKWICRLLSVCVLSVALTGCAVPWPALDIQQTEESAETRKETEPESEELPSVPRTEETEKTTQARVNAAAVPSRYDYREHGRCPAAGSQGELGTCWAFATMIALESSLLPQESFDFSEDHISLQNSFGMSQDMGGDYTMSMAYLLAWQGPVLEEDDPYGDGESPDGLEPVKHVQEIQLLDNKDYAGIKQAVYFHGGVQTSLFTALEDESSQSEYYNEDTYSYYYTGNQISNHDIVIVGWDDSYSRENFNQDPGMDGAFLCMNSWGTEFGDGGLFYVSYADTNIGIHSLAYTGIAPPDNYENIYQADLCGWLGQLGYGDEEAYFANVYRARSDERIEAAGFYATGADTEYEVYVLRGAPENGKLVLNESVASGRFEQAGYYTVDLKRPVDVKSGERFAMAVRIRTPEAVHPVAIEYQDDSSEIMTYVDLSDGEGYISADGRNWANTEKEQDSNICLKAYTSAR; from the coding sequence TTGAAATTAAAATATAAATGGATATGCAGACTGCTTTCTGTCTGCGTTTTGTCCGTGGCACTGACAGGATGCGCGGTGCCATGGCCGGCTTTGGATATACAGCAGACAGAAGAGTCTGCGGAAACACGAAAGGAGACAGAACCTGAAAGCGAAGAACTGCCGTCTGTGCCGCGTACGGAAGAAACAGAGAAAACGACTCAGGCCAGAGTGAACGCGGCAGCAGTGCCATCCAGATATGATTATCGGGAGCACGGCCGGTGCCCGGCCGCCGGAAGTCAGGGGGAACTGGGAACATGCTGGGCTTTCGCCACAATGATAGCGCTGGAGTCCTCTTTGCTTCCGCAGGAATCCTTTGATTTCAGCGAGGATCATATTTCTCTGCAAAACAGCTTTGGAATGTCCCAGGACATGGGAGGAGATTACACCATGTCCATGGCTTACCTGCTGGCTTGGCAGGGCCCCGTATTGGAAGAAGACGATCCGTATGGAGACGGAGAATCTCCCGATGGACTGGAGCCAGTTAAGCATGTACAGGAGATCCAGCTTCTTGATAATAAAGACTATGCCGGAATAAAACAGGCGGTCTATTTTCACGGCGGCGTACAGACTTCCCTGTTTACGGCGCTTGAGGATGAAAGCAGCCAGTCCGAATACTATAACGAGGATACATACTCCTATTATTATACAGGGAATCAGATTTCCAATCATGATATCGTGATCGTGGGCTGGGATGACTCTTATTCCAGGGAAAACTTCAATCAAGACCCAGGAATGGACGGAGCGTTTCTTTGTATGAACAGCTGGGGTACGGAGTTCGGAGACGGCGGGTTGTTTTATGTTTCCTATGCAGATACCAATATTGGGATACACAGCCTGGCCTATACAGGGATAGCTCCTCCGGATAACTATGAAAATATTTATCAGGCAGATCTGTGCGGCTGGCTTGGCCAGCTGGGCTATGGTGATGAGGAAGCGTATTTCGCGAATGTTTATAGAGCAAGAAGCGACGAGAGGATTGAAGCCGCCGGTTTCTATGCTACGGGGGCCGATACGGAATATGAAGTGTATGTTTTGCGCGGCGCTCCGGAAAATGGAAAACTGGTTTTGAATGAATCTGTGGCTTCCGGGAGATTTGAACAAGCCGGTTATTATACGGTCGATCTGAAACGACCGGTGGATGTAAAATCGGGAGAGCGTTTTGCCATGGCAGTGCGTATCAGGACTCCGGAAGCAGTTCATCCGGTGGCCATCGAATACCAGGATGACAGCAGTGAGATTATGACGTATGTAGATTTGAGCGACGGGGAAGGATATATCAGCGCCGATGGGCGCAACTGGGCGAATACAGAGAAGGAGCAGGACAGCAATATCTGTCTGAAAGCTTATACGAGCGCCAGGTAG
- a CDS encoding PrsW family glutamic-type intramembrane protease produces MKGILIGSAVGAGFSATESLGYAFDHAAVGGEVYGTATVVLRGVLPPGGHVVWAVIYDLSNVLLTVAARETENV; encoded by the coding sequence TTGAAAGGCATATTGATCGGCAGCGCCGTAGGAGCAGGGTTCTCCGCCACAGAATCTCTGGGCTACGCGTTTGACCATGCGGCTGTGGGAGGCGAAGTCTATGGCACGGCTACAGTCGTGCTGCGGGGTGTGCTGCCTCCGGGCGGCCATGTGGTGTGGGCGGTCATCTATGATCTGTCCAATGTACTTCTGACGGTGGCCGCACGGGAGACGGAAAATGTATAA
- a CDS encoding tyrosine-type recombinase/integrase: MATRKYKPGKDGTYSAKVWDGTYNADGSKHRINLRSKKSSGDLERKVNEFRRLVAEGLNLVRTTYTFGEYAQHWLDTYKSICAPNTRNMYRNIIDKHLYEIADYQLTDIRRSHYQFVINEAANMPRTCQQLVLTFRQIIKAAMSDKYLPSTSIMDICDGVTVPNYRASEKRPLTKAEKEAILKADFTDREKAFVFIIYGCGLRRGEALALDPVDINFKAHSIAVNKSLAFDGNDYYIKSTKSENGERIVPMPAYLSAYLATYIKNLKAPWLFARRDGGRMTKSAYDKMWASIVRELNKAAGGTDSIKVIHDLTAHVFRHNYCTSLCYQVPDISLKRIAALMGDTLQMVMTVYNHLMEEQQDIKKTVEKALDICG; this comes from the coding sequence ATGGCAACGAGAAAGTACAAACCAGGTAAAGATGGGACCTATTCCGCAAAGGTCTGGGATGGGACCTACAACGCTGACGGGAGTAAGCACCGCATCAATCTACGGTCTAAAAAATCAAGCGGGGACCTGGAAAGAAAGGTCAATGAATTCCGGCGCCTGGTAGCCGAGGGCCTGAATCTAGTCAGGACCACTTACACATTCGGGGAATACGCCCAGCACTGGCTTGATACCTATAAAAGCATCTGCGCGCCAAATACACGGAACATGTATCGAAACATCATAGACAAGCATCTTTACGAGATCGCGGACTACCAGCTTACAGACATCCGGAGGTCTCATTACCAGTTTGTTATCAATGAAGCTGCCAATATGCCACGGACCTGCCAACAGTTAGTCCTTACCTTCCGACAGATCATAAAAGCGGCTATGTCGGATAAATACCTCCCGTCCACATCCATTATGGATATCTGTGACGGCGTGACTGTTCCTAATTACCGGGCGTCCGAAAAAAGGCCGCTGACCAAGGCCGAAAAGGAAGCGATCTTAAAGGCAGATTTCACAGACCGGGAAAAGGCATTTGTGTTCATCATATACGGCTGCGGGCTCCGCCGTGGGGAAGCGCTGGCACTTGATCCTGTAGACATCAATTTTAAGGCCCATAGCATCGCCGTAAACAAGTCTTTGGCTTTTGATGGTAATGATTATTATATCAAGTCCACAAAAAGCGAGAATGGGGAACGTATCGTCCCGATGCCGGCCTACCTATCCGCATACCTTGCGACGTACATCAAAAATCTTAAGGCCCCCTGGTTATTCGCAAGACGGGACGGCGGGAGAATGACAAAATCCGCCTATGACAAAATGTGGGCTTCCATCGTCCGAGAATTAAATAAAGCTGCCGGAGGCACAGACAGCATAAAAGTGATCCATGATCTGACCGCCCATGTGTTCCGGCACAATTACTGCACCAGCTTATGCTATCAGGTCCCGGATATCAGCTTAAAGCGGATTGCAGCTTTGATGGGCGATACCCTGCAGATGGTGATGACAGTCTACAATCATTTGATGGAGGAGCAGCAAGATATCAAAAAAACCGTGGAAAAAGCACTGGATATCTGTGGATAA